One segment of uncultured Propionivibrio sp. DNA contains the following:
- the purL gene encoding phosphoribosylformylglycinamidine synthase — MADILFLRGAPAFSNFRLQGLQQRIAAVVPGAVCRSAEFWHVAKLKQALSPEARQQLAALLEERAAETAPAGALFLVTPRVGTISPWSSKATDIAWNCGLAAIERIERGIAFRIDGVPAARRAEVSALLHDRMIETVLASFDETAALFRHFTPKPMTSVDLLSGGRAALVEANTRLGLALSEDEIDYLVDLFVTRTGRNPTDVELMMFAQANSEHCRHKIFNASWIIDGETKKETLFGMIRETHAAHPEGNVVVYSDNSSVFEGASVDKLQPDTAGVYRWKEDLTHILAKVETHNHPTAISPFPGAATGSGGEIRDEGSTGRGSKPKAGLCGFSVSNLYLPDAMQPWETESAGYGRPSRIASALSIMLDGPIGAAAFNNEFGRPNLTGYFRTYEQRVGTGNDGVVRGYHKPIMVAGGVGNIADSQAFKVPTFAPGTLLIQLGGPGMLIGLGGGAASSMSTGTNAEDLDFASVQRGNPEMQRRAQEVIDRCWQMGAPQGDASQPGDGNPIVSIHDVGAGGLSNAFPELAHGGGCGAHFELRDVHIEEPGMSPAEIWSNESQERYVLAIPPSRLPEFEALCVRERCPFAVVGTATDDNRLIVADRHFGDKPVDMDMDALLGKPPRMTRDVTRLPTVAVPFDATGIDLKDAAYRVLRLPTVADKTFLISIGDRSVGGMTARDQMVGPWQVPVADVAVTTMGYRTLLGEAFAMGERTPVAVLDAPASGRMAVGEALTNVAAARIAKLGDVKLSANWMAPAGVAGEDARLFDTVRAVSDLCQTIGVSIPVGKDSLSMRTAWEEGGEAKEVVAPLSLIVSAFAPVQDARRTLTPQLRVSGEATDLLVIDLGEGRNRLGGSALAQVFNATGSEVPDVDVPKKLAAFFSIVQRLAADDMLLAYHDRSDGGLFATLAEMAFTSRCGLAVDIGDLCDGSPDSPVRALFAEELGAVVQIRRAQRNIVQAAFQTAGIAATLLGAPDNSGMIRINCRGAALLAEKRVDLHRAWSETSFRMQSLRDNPECAQQEYDRILDADDNGLSVSLPYAPGEDIAAPFIAAGVRPRMAILREQGVNSQIEMAAAFDRAGFDAVDVHMSDILSGRVSLAGFKGAVACGGFSYGDVLGAGKGWARTILFNPRARDEFSAFFGRGDTFALGVCNGCQMMSALKDLIPGAEAWPRFERNRVEQFEARFTMVEIPDSPSLFFAGMAGSRMPIVVSHGEGRAEFESAAQQAGALVAMRYLDNAGRVTEVYPYNPNGSPAGITGVTTADGRFTIMMPHPERVFRTVQMSWHPESLGEDSPWMRMFRNARRWVG; from the coding sequence ATGGCCGACATCCTTTTCTTGCGCGGGGCGCCCGCTTTCTCGAACTTCCGGCTGCAGGGCTTGCAGCAACGTATCGCGGCCGTGGTGCCGGGCGCCGTGTGTCGCAGCGCCGAGTTCTGGCACGTCGCCAAGCTCAAGCAAGCCTTGTCGCCCGAGGCGCGCCAGCAGTTGGCGGCGCTGCTTGAGGAACGCGCCGCCGAGACGGCGCCGGCGGGCGCACTTTTCCTGGTGACGCCCCGCGTCGGGACGATCTCGCCGTGGTCCTCGAAAGCGACCGATATCGCCTGGAACTGCGGTCTCGCGGCGATCGAGCGCATTGAGCGCGGCATCGCCTTCCGCATTGACGGCGTGCCGGCGGCGCGCCGTGCCGAGGTTTCGGCGCTGCTGCACGACCGCATGATCGAGACGGTGCTCGCCAGCTTCGACGAGACCGCTGCACTCTTCCGTCATTTCACGCCGAAACCGATGACGAGCGTCGATCTCCTGTCCGGCGGCCGCGCCGCGCTGGTCGAGGCCAACACCCGGCTTGGACTGGCCCTGTCCGAGGACGAAATCGACTATCTCGTCGATCTCTTCGTCACGCGCACCGGCCGCAACCCGACCGACGTCGAGCTGATGATGTTCGCGCAGGCCAACTCCGAACACTGCCGGCACAAGATCTTCAACGCCTCGTGGATCATCGACGGCGAGACCAAGAAAGAAACGCTGTTCGGCATGATCCGCGAGACACATGCGGCGCATCCCGAGGGCAACGTCGTCGTTTATTCCGACAACTCCTCGGTCTTCGAGGGCGCGTCGGTCGACAAGCTCCAGCCCGACACGGCCGGCGTTTACCGCTGGAAGGAAGACCTGACGCATATTCTTGCCAAGGTCGAAACGCACAATCACCCGACGGCGATTTCGCCCTTCCCCGGCGCGGCGACCGGTTCCGGCGGCGAAATCCGCGACGAGGGTTCGACCGGGCGCGGCTCCAAGCCGAAGGCCGGCCTCTGTGGCTTCTCGGTCTCCAACCTGTATCTGCCCGACGCGATGCAGCCGTGGGAAACCGAAAGCGCCGGCTACGGCCGTCCGTCGCGCATCGCCTCGGCGCTGTCGATCATGCTCGACGGCCCGATCGGCGCCGCCGCCTTCAACAATGAATTCGGCCGTCCCAACCTGACCGGCTATTTCCGCACCTACGAACAGCGTGTCGGCACCGGCAATGACGGCGTCGTGCGCGGCTATCACAAGCCGATCATGGTTGCCGGCGGCGTCGGCAATATCGCCGACAGCCAGGCCTTCAAGGTACCGACCTTCGCGCCCGGCACGCTGCTGATCCAGCTTGGCGGTCCCGGCATGCTGATCGGTCTCGGCGGCGGCGCGGCCAGTTCGATGAGTACTGGCACCAACGCCGAAGACCTCGATTTCGCCTCGGTGCAGCGCGGCAATCCGGAAATGCAGCGTCGCGCCCAGGAAGTCATCGATCGCTGCTGGCAGATGGGCGCGCCGCAGGGCGACGCTTCGCAACCCGGCGACGGCAACCCGATCGTGTCGATCCATGACGTCGGCGCCGGCGGTCTCTCCAACGCCTTCCCCGAACTCGCCCATGGCGGTGGTTGCGGCGCGCATTTCGAGCTGCGTGACGTGCATATCGAGGAACCCGGCATGTCGCCGGCCGAAATCTGGAGCAACGAGTCGCAGGAACGCTACGTGCTGGCGATCCCGCCGTCGCGTCTGCCCGAATTCGAAGCGCTGTGCGTGCGCGAGCGCTGCCCCTTCGCCGTCGTCGGCACCGCTACCGATGACAATCGCCTGATCGTCGCCGACCGTCATTTCGGCGACAAGCCGGTAGACATGGATATGGACGCGCTGCTCGGCAAGCCGCCGCGCATGACGCGCGATGTGACACGCCTGCCGACCGTCGCCGTGCCCTTCGATGCAACTGGCATCGATCTGAAGGATGCCGCCTATCGCGTGCTGCGTCTGCCGACCGTCGCCGACAAGACCTTCCTGATCTCGATCGGCGACCGCTCGGTCGGCGGCATGACGGCGCGCGACCAGATGGTCGGGCCGTGGCAGGTGCCGGTGGCCGACGTCGCGGTGACGACAATGGGATATCGCACGCTGCTCGGCGAGGCTTTTGCCATGGGCGAACGCACGCCGGTGGCCGTGCTCGACGCGCCCGCCTCGGGCCGCATGGCGGTCGGCGAAGCGCTGACCAATGTCGCCGCGGCACGCATCGCCAAGCTCGGCGACGTCAAGCTCTCGGCCAACTGGATGGCGCCGGCCGGCGTCGCCGGCGAGGATGCGCGCCTGTTCGACACGGTGCGTGCGGTGTCCGATCTCTGTCAGACGATCGGCGTCTCGATTCCGGTCGGCAAGGATTCGCTGTCGATGCGGACGGCATGGGAAGAGGGCGGCGAGGCCAAGGAAGTGGTGGCGCCGCTGTCGCTGATCGTCAGCGCCTTCGCGCCGGTGCAGGACGCGCGGCGCACGCTGACGCCGCAGCTCAGGGTTTCGGGCGAAGCCACCGACCTGCTTGTCATTGACCTCGGCGAAGGCAGGAACCGCCTCGGCGGTTCGGCGCTGGCACAGGTCTTCAACGCCACCGGCTCGGAAGTGCCCGATGTCGATGTGCCGAAGAAGCTCGCGGCATTCTTCAGCATCGTCCAGCGGCTCGCCGCCGACGATATGCTGCTCGCCTATCACGACCGTTCCGACGGCGGCCTCTTCGCCACGCTCGCCGAGATGGCCTTTACTTCGCGTTGCGGCCTCGCCGTCGACATCGGCGATCTCTGCGACGGATCGCCCGACAGTCCGGTGCGTGCGCTTTTCGCCGAAGAGCTCGGTGCGGTCGTGCAGATTCGCCGCGCCCAGCGCAATATCGTTCAGGCGGCATTCCAGACCGCTGGCATCGCCGCCACCCTGCTCGGCGCGCCCGATAACAGCGGCATGATCCGCATCAACTGCCGCGGCGCGGCCTTGCTTGCCGAGAAGCGCGTCGATCTGCACCGTGCCTGGTCGGAAACGAGTTTCCGCATGCAGTCCCTGCGTGACAACCCCGAGTGCGCGCAGCAGGAATACGATCGCATCCTCGACGCCGATGACAACGGTCTGTCGGTGAGCCTCCCGTATGCACCGGGCGAGGATATTGCCGCGCCCTTTATCGCCGCCGGCGTGCGGCCGCGCATGGCGATCCTGCGCGAGCAGGGCGTCAACAGCCAGATCGAAATGGCGGCGGCTTTCGACCGCGCCGGCTTCGACGCCGTCGATGTGCACATGAGCGATATTCTCTCGGGCCGCGTCTCGCTCGCCGGCTTCAAGGGCGCCGTCGCCTGCGGCGGCTTCTCCTATGGCGACGTGCTCGGCGCCGGCAAGGGCTGGGCGCGCACGATCCTCTTCAACCCGCGTGCGCGCGACGAGTTCTCGGCTTTCTTCGGCCGCGGCGATACCTTCGCCCTCGGCGTCTGTAACGGCTGCCAGATGATGAGCGCATTGAAGGACCTGATCCCCGGTGCCGAGGCATGGCCGCGCTTCGAGCGCAACCGCGTCGAGCAGTTCGAGGCGCGTTTCACGATGGTCGAGATTCCCGATTCGCCCTCGCTGTTCTTCGCCGGCATGGCCGGCAGCCGCATGCCGATCGTCGTCTCGCACGGCGAAGGCCGCGCCGAGTTTGAATCGGCGGCGCAGCAGGCGGGTGCGCTGGTGGCAATGCGCTACCTCGACAATGCCGGCCGGGTGACCGAGGTCTATCCCTACAACCCGAACGGTTCGCCGGCCGGCATCACCGGCGTGACGACGGCCGACGGCCGTTTCACGATCATGATGCCGCACCCGGAGCGCGTTTTCCGCACCGTGCAGATGTCCTGGCATCCGGAAAGTCTCGGCGAGGATTCGCCGTGGATGCGCATGTTCCGCAACGCGCGGCGCTGGGTCGGCTGA